A single window of Mugil cephalus isolate CIBA_MC_2020 chromosome 1, CIBA_Mcephalus_1.1, whole genome shotgun sequence DNA harbors:
- the tmem256 gene encoding transmembrane protein 256, producing the protein MNASSVVRRLAALSGSSAVAAGAYGAHGFKNRDPDDYQVVLFETANKYHFYHSLALLGAAHCGKPAVAGTLLIAGMGMFCGSLYHQALTGDPSMRKAAPIGGVSMIVGWLAMIL; encoded by the exons ATGAACGCTTCTTCCGTGGTGCGGAGGCTGGCAGCTCTGTCAGGATCCTCGGCGGTGGCAGCCGGTGCATACGGAGCCCACG GTTTCAAGAATCGTGACCCTGATGACTACCAGGTGGTG CTGTTTGAAACTGCCAACAAGTACCATTTCTATCACAGCCTGGCCCTGCTTGGTGCAGCTCACTGTGGCAAACCTGCTGTG GCCGGCACCCTCCTGATAGCGGGCATGGGGATGTTCTGCGGCTCCCTGTACCACCAGGCTCTTACCGGGGACCCCAGCATGCGCAAAGCGGCTCCCATAGGAGGCGTATCCATGATCGTTGGCTGGCTAGCCATGATTCTCTGA